The proteins below are encoded in one region of Sandaracinaceae bacterium:
- a CDS encoding chlorite dismutase family protein — protein MTIRVRFIAGDTGDLLVERITAICGESLPVASAMQRMEGSEFAAAPGAVFTLDGVRSNERYVERAERTQLVAVQEDLGRLASRCAVLIPIRKSAAWWALPQDERRAIFEARSHHTEVGLRYLPAIARRLYHSRDLGGPFDFLTFFEFGEADTSAFDDLLGKLRETEEWSYVDREVEIRLRRAGV, from the coding sequence ATGACCATCCGAGTCCGCTTCATTGCAGGCGATACCGGCGACCTCCTGGTGGAACGCATCACCGCCATCTGCGGCGAGTCGCTGCCCGTGGCCAGCGCCATGCAGCGGATGGAGGGTAGCGAGTTCGCAGCAGCTCCGGGAGCGGTGTTCACCCTGGACGGCGTGCGCAGCAACGAGCGCTACGTGGAGCGCGCGGAGCGGACCCAGCTGGTGGCCGTTCAAGAGGACCTCGGGCGCCTGGCCAGCCGCTGTGCAGTGCTGATTCCCATCCGGAAGTCCGCGGCCTGGTGGGCGCTCCCGCAGGACGAGCGGCGCGCCATCTTCGAGGCACGCTCGCATCACACCGAGGTAGGCCTGCGCTACCTGCCCGCCATCGCGCGGCGCCTCTACCACAGCCGAGACCTGGGCGGCCCGTTCGACTTCCTCACCTTCTTCGAGTTCGGCGAGGCCGACACCAGCGCGTTCGACGACCTGCTCGGGAAGCTGCGCGAGACCGAGGAGTGGTCGTACGTGGACCGCGAAGTGGAGATCCGGCTACGGCGCGCAGGGGTCTAG
- a CDS encoding pantoate--beta-alanine ligase: protein MAPRIIHDPSELRAVCDAARMQGQRVGLVPTMGALHDGHLSLVTQVGARSDLRVLTIFVNPLQFAPTDDLDRYPRTLQADVERCATVGVDIVFAPAPDVMYPPGFQSHVEVEGITQPLEGEFRPGHFRGVTTVVNKLFNLVGPCAAAFGKKDFQQWRVLERMVTDLSMPIEMLGCAIVREPDGLALSSRNRYLAPHERERALGLSRGLRAAEAAWQAGERDAQRLAAITREHVVASMDRIDYVAAVDPDTLLPPTDGVPERLVVLIAAHLGTTRLIDNLELGA from the coding sequence ATGGCGCCGCGCATCATCCACGATCCGTCCGAGCTGCGGGCGGTGTGCGACGCTGCCCGCATGCAGGGGCAGCGCGTGGGCCTGGTGCCCACCATGGGCGCACTGCACGACGGGCACCTCTCGCTGGTCACGCAGGTGGGGGCGCGTTCCGACCTGCGCGTGCTCACCATCTTCGTGAACCCGCTGCAGTTCGCGCCCACCGACGACCTCGACCGCTACCCGCGCACGCTCCAGGCGGACGTGGAACGCTGCGCCACCGTGGGCGTGGACATCGTGTTCGCGCCCGCGCCGGACGTCATGTACCCACCGGGCTTCCAGAGCCACGTGGAGGTGGAAGGCATCACGCAGCCGCTCGAGGGCGAGTTCCGGCCCGGGCACTTCCGTGGCGTCACCACCGTGGTGAACAAGCTCTTCAACCTGGTGGGCCCGTGCGCCGCCGCGTTCGGCAAGAAGGACTTCCAGCAGTGGCGCGTGCTCGAGCGCATGGTCACCGACCTGAGCATGCCCATCGAGATGCTGGGCTGCGCCATCGTGCGCGAGCCGGACGGGTTGGCGCTGTCGTCGCGCAACCGCTACTTGGCGCCGCACGAGCGCGAGCGCGCGCTGGGTCTCTCCCGCGGGCTGCGAGCCGCGGAGGCGGCGTGGCAGGCGGGCGAGCGCGACGCGCAGCGCCTGGCCGCCATCACGCGCGAACACGTGGTGGCCAGCATGGACCGCATCGACTACGTGGCCGCCGTGGACCCCGACACGCTGCTGCCGCCCACGGACGGGGTGCCGGAGCGGCTGGTGGTGCTGATTGCCGCGCACCTCGGGACCACGCGGCTGATCGACAACCTCGAGTTGGGCGCCTAA
- a CDS encoding MEKHLA domain-containing protein, protein MAGPHENEGAQSHAAGPASRASCKSVLPSMRCGGPLSSAAMAPPHSLAPLAAILESYQRLLGEPLEPGERDPLALARWLDESAPYCLLAHDDAADPRFVYANRAALRCFEYTWDELIGMPSRLSAEAPNRAERDALLSSVAEKGYACGYRGLRIAKSGRRFWIEDVTVWNLLDSEGNPCGQAATYRRTSPATDGLPST, encoded by the coding sequence ATGGCGGGTCCTCATGAGAACGAGGGTGCCCAGTCCCACGCTGCGGGTCCAGCGAGCCGTGCCAGCTGCAAGTCCGTCCTTCCCAGCATGCGGTGCGGGGGTCCGCTATCCTCCGCGGCCATGGCCCCGCCGCACAGCCTTGCGCCCCTGGCCGCCATCCTCGAGTCGTATCAGCGCCTGCTCGGTGAGCCGCTCGAACCCGGGGAGCGCGACCCCCTCGCGCTCGCGCGCTGGCTCGACGAGAGCGCGCCGTACTGCCTGCTCGCCCACGACGATGCGGCGGACCCGCGCTTCGTATACGCCAACCGCGCCGCCCTTCGCTGCTTCGAGTACACATGGGACGAGCTGATCGGTATGCCCTCGCGTCTCTCGGCGGAGGCGCCCAACCGCGCCGAGCGCGACGCCTTGCTCAGCTCGGTCGCGGAGAAGGGGTACGCGTGCGGCTATCGCGGCCTGCGGATCGCGAAGTCGGGTCGCCGCTTCTGGATCGAAGACGTAACCGTGTGGAACCTGCTCGACTCCGAAGGGAACCCCTGCGGTCAGGCCGCGACCTACCGCCGCACCTCCCCCGCGACCGACGGCTTGCCCTCCACCTAG
- the panB gene encoding 3-methyl-2-oxobutanoate hydroxymethyltransferase yields MTKPKGTSTSAKPVTVPMLRAMKRAGERITMVTAYDATFAQLFDEAGVDMLLVGDSLGMVVQGLDSTLPVTVDEIVYHCRAVARGTRRAHIVGDMPFMSWQISPEEALRNAARFLSVGGAHSVKLEGGRSAAATIERIVTAGIPVVGHVGLTPQSVHAMGGFRVQGKTEDAAARVLDDARAVAEAGAFALVLEGIPSDLAAAITDAISIPTIGIGAGPACDGQVLVCYDLLGLTPDMRPKFVKRYADWFEDGKLAAARYCDEVRSGAFPTEEYAFGQVLRREESAASVAAPSAAPVNPERQHGPSYGPVS; encoded by the coding sequence ATGACCAAGCCCAAGGGGACCTCCACGTCCGCGAAGCCCGTCACCGTTCCCATGCTGCGTGCCATGAAGCGCGCCGGCGAGCGGATCACCATGGTCACCGCCTACGACGCCACGTTCGCGCAGCTGTTCGACGAGGCTGGCGTGGACATGCTGCTGGTGGGCGACAGCCTGGGCATGGTCGTCCAGGGGCTGGACTCCACGCTGCCGGTCACCGTGGACGAGATCGTCTACCACTGCCGCGCGGTGGCCCGTGGCACCCGGCGCGCGCACATCGTGGGCGACATGCCCTTCATGAGCTGGCAGATCAGCCCGGAGGAGGCGCTGCGCAACGCGGCCCGCTTCCTGTCCGTGGGTGGTGCCCACTCGGTCAAGCTCGAGGGCGGGCGCAGCGCGGCGGCCACCATCGAGCGCATCGTCACCGCCGGCATCCCGGTGGTGGGCCACGTGGGCCTCACGCCGCAGAGCGTGCACGCCATGGGCGGCTTCCGCGTTCAGGGCAAGACCGAAGACGCCGCCGCGCGCGTGCTGGACGACGCTCGCGCCGTGGCCGAAGCGGGCGCGTTCGCGCTGGTGCTCGAGGGTATCCCGAGTGATCTCGCCGCCGCCATCACCGACGCCATCAGCATCCCCACCATCGGCATCGGCGCGGGCCCCGCGTGCGATGGCCAGGTGCTGGTCTGCTACGACCTCCTGGGCCTCACGCCCGACATGCGCCCCAAGTTCGTGAAGCGCTACGCCGACTGGTTCGAGGACGGCAAGCTGGCCGCGGCCCGCTACTGCGACGAGGTCCGCTCGGGCGCCTTCCCCACCGAGGAATACGCGTTCGGCCAGGTGCTGCGCCGCGAAGAGAGCGCTGCCAGCGTGGCGGCTCCCAGCGCCGCGCCCGTGAACCCCGAGCGCCAGCACGGCCCCAGCTACGGCCCCGTGAGCTGA
- a CDS encoding protein kinase encodes MAIGTEAIDLPRPFGPYTLTRRLAVGGMAEVYVAKTQGIGGFEKLLAIKVIHPTYSEDEQFITMLVEEAKLSVLLNHNNVVQTFDLGCTEDTYFIAMELVEGADCYRMLKALRQRKALLPLDICAYIVSAVCSALDYAHRKRDSGGNPLRIVHRDVSPQNVLVSFSGDVKLADFGIAKAALRTQDTQVGIIKGKYYYMSPEQAWGDPMDHRSDIFSAGVVLHELLTGEMLYQADNLPELLDRVRKAELRPPSAFRRDVPAELDAITMKALARRAEDRYESAHDLGQALTQFLYQHQPSFTTARVARLMSQLFAEEYAAATGAPPPSQEKLLAADPGRRDSVTAKMTVGEYEPDAKSVIFDLRRTRDDLPTLGRASSSDDRPTNPNAIRVTARPPRYTSKQAPPVLATPRPGEDEDAPTMMLDRAGLALADLAAGLESPSAHGDDFGDDENTVVEDIGIGAQLQDLLAAEARPANSPSGRGSPSVKLSASLAEDADVYLHPDDMTPPGPSSIPKAPRVPREAAAMLTPMTSSVTPRPSGSRVLEALRWTVIAALVGLVTYLVIAKAIKPEPVPVVRIDSVPRGAELWLDGQRLPDPTPARIEGLVVGTDHALEVRLAGHEPWTTHLRVQAGEQEQVAALVAVGRIVEIVSEPAGAEVRCNGVLEGRTPLRLGRRRVGEVLDISVTIEGREPVSHRLEVVEGEGTQTLRVLGGR; translated from the coding sequence TTGGCCATCGGCACCGAAGCTATCGATCTCCCGCGCCCCTTTGGGCCGTACACCCTCACGCGCCGCCTGGCCGTGGGAGGCATGGCCGAGGTGTACGTGGCGAAGACTCAGGGCATCGGCGGCTTCGAGAAGCTGCTGGCCATCAAGGTCATCCACCCGACCTACTCGGAGGACGAGCAGTTCATCACCATGCTGGTGGAGGAGGCCAAGCTCAGCGTCCTCCTGAACCACAACAACGTGGTGCAGACGTTCGACCTCGGCTGTACGGAAGACACCTACTTCATCGCCATGGAGCTGGTGGAGGGGGCGGACTGCTACCGCATGCTCAAGGCGCTCCGGCAGCGCAAGGCGCTGCTGCCGCTCGACATCTGCGCTTACATCGTGTCGGCGGTTTGCTCGGCGCTCGACTACGCGCACCGCAAGCGCGACAGCGGCGGCAACCCGCTGCGCATCGTGCACCGCGACGTCTCGCCCCAGAACGTGCTGGTGAGCTTCTCGGGTGACGTGAAGCTGGCGGACTTCGGCATCGCGAAGGCGGCGCTGCGCACGCAGGACACCCAGGTCGGCATCATCAAGGGCAAGTACTACTACATGTCCCCCGAGCAGGCGTGGGGTGACCCCATGGACCACCGCTCGGACATCTTCTCGGCGGGCGTGGTGCTGCACGAGCTGCTCACCGGCGAGATGCTCTACCAGGCAGACAACCTGCCCGAGCTGCTGGACCGCGTGCGCAAGGCCGAGCTGCGGCCGCCTTCGGCCTTCCGCCGCGACGTGCCGGCCGAGCTGGACGCCATCACCATGAAGGCGCTCGCGCGGCGCGCCGAGGATCGCTACGAGTCCGCGCACGACCTGGGCCAGGCGCTCACCCAGTTTCTCTACCAGCACCAGCCGTCGTTCACCACGGCGCGGGTGGCACGCCTCATGTCGCAGCTCTTCGCGGAAGAGTACGCCGCCGCCACCGGCGCGCCGCCGCCCTCGCAAGAGAAGCTGCTGGCTGCGGACCCGGGTCGCCGCGACTCGGTGACCGCCAAGATGACGGTGGGCGAGTACGAGCCCGACGCGAAGAGCGTGATCTTCGACCTGCGGCGCACTCGCGACGACCTGCCCACGCTCGGCCGCGCATCCAGCAGCGATGACCGGCCCACCAACCCGAACGCCATCCGGGTCACGGCCCGCCCGCCGCGCTACACGTCCAAGCAGGCGCCGCCCGTGCTGGCCACGCCGCGCCCCGGCGAGGACGAAGACGCACCCACCATGATGCTGGACCGCGCCGGCCTCGCGCTGGCCGACCTGGCCGCGGGGCTCGAGTCGCCCAGCGCTCACGGCGACGACTTCGGCGACGACGAGAACACCGTGGTGGAAGACATCGGCATCGGCGCGCAGCTGCAAGACCTCCTCGCGGCCGAGGCCCGCCCCGCGAACTCGCCCTCGGGGCGTGGCTCTCCCTCCGTGAAGCTCAGCGCGTCGTTGGCCGAGGACGCGGACGTCTACCTCCACCCGGACGACATGACGCCACCGGGGCCGTCGTCCATCCCGAAGGCGCCACGCGTGCCCCGCGAGGCGGCGGCCATGCTCACGCCCATGACCAGCTCGGTGACGCCGCGCCCCTCGGGGTCGCGGGTGTTGGAGGCGCTGCGCTGGACGGTGATCGCCGCGCTGGTCGGGCTCGTCACGTACCTGGTCATCGCCAAGGCCATCAAGCCCGAGCCGGTGCCCGTGGTGCGCATCGACTCCGTGCCGCGCGGGGCCGAGCTCTGGCTGGACGGGCAGCGGCTACCCGACCCCACGCCCGCGCGCATCGAGGGGCTGGTGGTGGGCACCGATCACGCGCTCGAAGTTCGCTTGGCCGGGCACGAGCCCTGGACCACGCACCTGCGCGTCCAAGCCGGTGAGCAGGAGCAGGTGGCCGCGCTGGTGGCCGTGGGCCGCATCGTGGAGATCGTCTCCGAGCCGGCCGGCGCGGAGGTTCGCTGCAATGGCGTGCTCGAGGGGCGCACACCGCTGCGCCTCGGGCGCCGACGGGTCGGCGAGGTGCTGGACATCAGCGTGACCATCGAGGGCCGTGAGCCCGTCTCGCACCGCCTCGAGGTGGTGGAAGGCGAGGGGACGCAGACGCTGCGGGTGCTCGGCGGGCGGTAG
- a CDS encoding helix-turn-helix transcriptional regulator, with translation MPATGTSPEQQARLHALWDSLADFGQGDIDRAWRHLLEEMCGLLHADNAMWAGVVRLSHPSMSDPLGGWRMPVVKYLRPLPGIDATIRDYKDSLDAGPDEKSIRYHAQGGRFRVLCLADLVEPEWFQSEFYQRFFRGGMDAVDVMFVGAPVNDDTEAGLAFYRREMPFDRDACALAEEALRGLRWFQRQLLLGHGLLLADAPLTPVEQQVLQAILQGLSAKEVAAQLDHSLHTTNEYHSRLYRKFGVGGRAELMALWLGHARR, from the coding sequence ATGCCAGCGACCGGAACGTCACCCGAACAGCAAGCCCGGCTGCACGCTCTGTGGGACTCTCTCGCCGACTTCGGACAGGGCGACATCGACCGCGCGTGGCGCCACCTGCTCGAGGAGATGTGTGGGCTGTTGCACGCGGACAACGCCATGTGGGCCGGCGTGGTTCGGCTCTCCCACCCGTCGATGAGCGACCCGCTCGGGGGCTGGCGCATGCCGGTGGTGAAGTACCTGCGTCCGCTGCCCGGCATCGACGCCACCATCCGCGACTACAAGGACAGCCTCGACGCGGGCCCCGATGAGAAGTCCATCCGCTATCACGCGCAGGGAGGACGCTTTCGGGTGCTCTGCTTGGCCGACCTCGTCGAGCCCGAGTGGTTCCAGAGCGAGTTCTACCAGCGCTTCTTCCGCGGTGGCATGGACGCCGTGGACGTCATGTTCGTGGGCGCGCCAGTGAACGACGACACGGAGGCCGGCCTGGCTTTCTATCGCCGCGAGATGCCCTTCGATCGTGACGCATGTGCGCTGGCGGAGGAGGCCCTGCGCGGTCTGCGCTGGTTCCAGCGTCAGCTCCTACTGGGCCACGGACTGCTCTTGGCCGACGCGCCGCTCACGCCCGTCGAGCAGCAGGTCCTCCAGGCGATCCTACAGGGTTTGAGCGCCAAGGAGGTGGCCGCGCAGCTCGATCACAGCCTCCACACCACCAACGAATACCACTCGCGTCTCTATCGGAAGTTCGGCGTGGGCGGACGCGCGGAGCTCATGGCGCTGTGGCTTGGTCACGCGAGGCGATGA
- a CDS encoding tetratricopeptide repeat protein — translation MSFFKKLLGSDPDTHLRKAEELFARGAFGEAKLAFERARDAFPGDRRSERDGVVARIDACRDGIAKNRIAQGLLLRERGERELAKEELRGALDVAADPSLVDRAQAELDDVDRVEVQQANRRVVMTREERIAVLAGSWYEEQASEYAGYGDEFFDALLALDDEDFPVARDGFAAVLAKAEAPIYLILEHAKACTLAGDSEAAVAGYKRFLAALPEGEGGDRRLGAHIQIGSLHGLAGDQEGALDAFQAAVEDFPDDYRPYFALGQQLRISGAPAEALEVLELALDRAGASPEWSLLEEIGLTLAETGNGPGATAQLESVLKRFVDRGDAFIPPRTAWRLAALYEEQGRLDRAADVWRMLAERGPQTERARAHGEAGRLLAAIGLDDEAKKMLKRGVVLSEADSPLRAELEAKLAAL, via the coding sequence ATGTCATTCTTCAAGAAACTCCTCGGCAGCGACCCCGACACTCACCTCCGCAAGGCCGAAGAGCTCTTCGCGCGCGGAGCCTTCGGCGAGGCCAAGCTGGCGTTCGAGAGGGCGCGTGACGCCTTCCCCGGCGACCGTCGCTCGGAGCGGGACGGCGTGGTCGCGCGCATCGACGCTTGCCGCGACGGCATCGCCAAGAACCGCATCGCCCAGGGGCTGCTGCTGCGGGAGCGCGGTGAGCGCGAGCTGGCCAAGGAAGAGCTGCGTGGCGCGCTCGACGTGGCGGCCGACCCTTCGCTGGTGGACCGCGCCCAGGCCGAGCTCGACGACGTGGACCGGGTGGAGGTGCAGCAGGCCAACCGTCGTGTGGTCATGACGCGCGAGGAGCGCATCGCGGTGCTAGCGGGCTCTTGGTACGAAGAGCAGGCCAGCGAGTACGCGGGGTACGGGGATGAGTTCTTCGACGCGCTGCTCGCGCTCGACGACGAGGACTTCCCGGTGGCACGGGACGGGTTCGCGGCGGTCCTGGCCAAGGCCGAGGCGCCCATCTACTTGATCCTGGAGCACGCCAAGGCCTGCACGCTGGCTGGCGACAGCGAGGCCGCAGTGGCGGGGTACAAGCGCTTCCTGGCCGCGCTGCCCGAGGGCGAGGGCGGCGACCGGCGCCTGGGCGCGCACATCCAGATTGGCTCGCTGCACGGGCTGGCCGGCGACCAGGAAGGCGCGCTGGACGCGTTCCAGGCCGCCGTCGAGGACTTCCCCGACGACTACCGCCCGTACTTCGCGCTCGGCCAGCAGCTGCGTATCTCCGGCGCGCCGGCCGAGGCGCTGGAGGTGCTGGAGCTGGCGCTCGACCGCGCCGGCGCGTCGCCCGAGTGGAGCTTGCTCGAAGAGATCGGGCTGACCCTGGCCGAGACGGGCAACGGGCCGGGCGCCACCGCCCAGCTGGAGTCCGTGCTGAAGCGCTTCGTGGACCGCGGGGACGCGTTCATCCCGCCGCGCACGGCGTGGCGTCTGGCGGCGCTCTACGAGGAGCAAGGGCGCCTCGACCGGGCGGCCGACGTGTGGCGCATGCTGGCCGAGCGTGGCCCCCAGACCGAGCGGGCTCGCGCCCACGGCGAAGCGGGCCGCCTGCTGGCCGCCATCGGGCTCGACGACGAGGCCAAGAAGATGCTCAAGCGCGGGGTGGTGCTCTCGGAGGCCGACAGCCCGCTGCGGGCCGAGCTCGAGGCCAAGCTGGCCGCGCTCTAG